The following proteins are co-located in the Sphaeramia orbicularis chromosome 24, fSphaOr1.1, whole genome shotgun sequence genome:
- the marcksa gene encoding myristoylated alanine-rich protein kinase C substrate a → MGAQFSKTAGKGDTAVEKPGEAAASPTKTNGQENGHVKVNGDASPAAAEAGKEEVQANGSATAEETPKEEGEKAEAAPAEKEAADGEKVEAASPAAAEGEAAKAEDGATPSTSNETPKKKKKRFSFKKSFKLSGFSFKKTKKETGEGAEAEEAPAAATEEAKAEATEEAKAEGEEPKVAEGEAAPAAEQPKEEVKEAEAAEKPAEEPKEAAPKADEPKAEEKAAEPAAEEAPKTEEAAPASQEAASAEAPAEAAAE, encoded by the exons ATGGGAGCGCAGTTTTCCAAGACAGCTGGAAAGGGCGACACCGCGGTGGAGAAGCCCGGGGAGGCTGCGGCTTCACCCACCAAGACCAACGGACAG GAAAATGGTCACGTTAAAGTAAACGGTGATGcttctcctgctgctgctgaggcCGGTAAAGAGGAGGTCCAGGCCAACGGCAGCGCCACGGCCGAGGAGACCCCCAAGGAGGAGGGAGAAAAGGCTGAGGCCGCCCCCGCTGAAAAGGAGGCTGCCGATGGGGAGAAAGTAGAGGCCGCATCGCCCGCCGCTGCCGAAGGGGAGGCAGCCAAGGCGGAAGACGGTGCCACACCTTCCACTAGCAACGAGACccccaagaagaagaaaaagaggttcTCCTTCAAGAAGTCCTTCAAGCTCAGCGGTTTCTCCTTCAAGAAGACCAAAAAGGAGACGGGGGAGGGCGCCGAGGCCGAGGAGGCACCTGCTGCAGCCACAGAGGAGGCCAAGGCCGAAGCTACAGAGGAGGCCAAGGCTGAAGGGGAGGAGCCCAAAGTGGCGGAGGGGGAGGCCGCACCTGCCGCCGAGCAGCCCAAAGAGGAGGTAAAGGAGGCCGAGGCGGCGGAGAAACCCGCTGAGGAGCCCAAAGAGGCCGCACCCAAAGCCGACGAACCCAAGGCGGAGGAGAAGGCCGCCGAACCCGCCGCCGAGGAGGCACCCAAAACAGAGGAGGCCGCCCCGGCTTCACAGGAAGCAGCATCAGCAGAGGCTCCGGCCGAGGCCGCCGCCGAATAA